A genomic stretch from Edaphobacter aggregans includes:
- a CDS encoding cupredoxin domain-containing protein: MLMLGLVIREASTSLAQEQIRTIEIHAHRFAFSPAEIRLKKGETVKLRLISDDVAHSLVVPDLHIKQEMLKGHPVDVTVAPNRSGDFHGVCGRFCGSGHGSMVFTVHVTD, from the coding sequence ATGTTGATGCTTGGTCTTGTCATACGAGAAGCATCAACATCGTTGGCGCAGGAGCAGATTCGCACCATCGAGATACATGCGCATCGGTTTGCCTTTTCCCCCGCCGAAATCAGGCTAAAGAAAGGAGAGACCGTCAAACTTCGACTGATCTCCGACGATGTTGCTCATAGTCTTGTTGTTCCCGACCTGCACATCAAGCAAGAAATGCTCAAGGGACACCCGGTCGATGTGACTGTCGCGCCAAATCGCTCCGGAGACTTCCATGGGGTGTGCGGAAGATTTTGCGGAAGCGGCCATGGATCGATGGTCTTTACCGTTCACGTCACGGACTAG
- a CDS encoding carboxymuconolactone decarboxylase family protein encodes MPHISLPEGLPGISSGFAFRPETAKPMRELAHILLHGPSTLTPAERELIATYVSSQNDCYFCQTSHGAAAAAHLGDDSTLVEQVKQDFLHADISDKLKALLVIAGQVQKGGKNVLPHSIGKARREGATDLEIHDTVLIAAAFCMYNRYVDGLATWQPRDPAMYSSVGEHLATHGYLTPSVKAPALEVTK; translated from the coding sequence ATGCCACACATATCACTTCCTGAAGGGTTGCCAGGCATCAGCAGCGGCTTCGCATTCCGTCCCGAAACGGCCAAGCCAATGCGCGAGCTGGCTCACATCCTTCTGCACGGACCCAGCACTCTGACACCGGCAGAACGCGAACTGATTGCAACCTACGTATCGAGTCAGAATGATTGCTATTTCTGCCAGACGAGCCACGGCGCTGCCGCAGCCGCTCATCTCGGCGATGACTCGACTCTTGTGGAGCAAGTAAAACAGGACTTTCTTCATGCCGACATTTCGGACAAGCTCAAAGCGCTCCTCGTAATCGCGGGCCAAGTCCAAAAAGGCGGCAAGAATGTCCTGCCACACAGCATAGGAAAAGCGCGCCGGGAAGGTGCGACTGACCTTGAGATCCATGACACCGTACTCATTGCTGCGGCCTTCTGCATGTACAACCGTTATGTCGATGGGCTCGCCACATGGCAGCCCCGCGATCCGGCTATGTATTCCAGCGTGGGAGAACACCTCGCCACACATGGATACCTAACGCCTTCAGTGAAGGCCCCAGCTCTGGAGGTTACGAAATGA
- a CDS encoding nucleotidyltransferase family protein has protein sequence MNAHTITSDVSPLKVPRAVAALIRALHLREPDIASLAQLEDHEWGSLLAFCDLGHLTLSLAQLPKDGFPSWVVERLKTNVADNALRFERVKATYREAAEALDRAGVNHVVIKGFTQAPDYVEDPRLRAQSDLDLYCPPEMIKSARIALQGIGYTPNDQQSYTYADHDRTMNRMGDWRWRENSFDPEMPLSIELHFCLWNRSVSYFHVAAIDRFWDRRTMRAIDGFTFTSLSPVDNLGYLALHILRNIFLRDTILHHVYELAIFLHRRAEDDTFWAAWSETHDATLQSCEAIAFYYARSLFGCNLNPHVLKAIESLPSLQRQWLRRFAMSSIEDMSHMNKDFLWLHMSFLKSPMAKLKLLKRTLIPTHFARMNTPLVRMVSDRATQSRELHPYLQYFVYLVSRFASHSCASVDTIGRGLYWRMSKLQLVRQIRIFLAASFF, from the coding sequence ATGAATGCACACACGATTACATCTGACGTGTCTCCTTTGAAGGTCCCTCGAGCGGTCGCTGCTCTCATAAGGGCACTTCATCTGCGCGAACCGGATATAGCATCATTGGCGCAGTTGGAAGATCATGAGTGGGGCAGCCTGCTCGCGTTTTGCGACCTGGGGCACCTGACGCTATCGCTTGCACAGCTTCCAAAAGACGGCTTTCCATCGTGGGTTGTCGAAAGGCTCAAGACGAACGTCGCTGACAACGCCTTGCGCTTCGAGCGCGTAAAGGCCACCTACAGGGAAGCAGCAGAAGCGCTCGACAGGGCGGGAGTCAACCATGTTGTGATTAAGGGATTCACTCAGGCTCCTGACTATGTTGAAGACCCGCGTCTGCGAGCACAATCCGATCTTGATCTTTACTGTCCACCAGAGATGATCAAATCCGCGCGAATCGCCTTGCAAGGAATTGGTTACACCCCGAACGACCAACAGAGCTACACCTACGCCGACCATGATCGCACCATGAATCGTATGGGCGACTGGCGCTGGAGAGAAAATTCATTCGATCCTGAGATGCCACTTTCCATCGAGTTGCACTTCTGCCTTTGGAACCGATCCGTTTCCTATTTTCACGTAGCTGCGATCGACCGTTTCTGGGATCGACGCACCATGAGGGCCATCGATGGTTTTACCTTTACTTCTCTTTCCCCTGTCGATAACCTCGGTTATCTTGCTCTTCATATACTGCGGAATATTTTCCTGCGAGATACGATCCTTCATCACGTTTACGAGTTGGCTATTTTTCTTCATCGTCGAGCCGAAGATGATACCTTCTGGGCGGCCTGGTCCGAGACACATGATGCTACTCTTCAATCCTGTGAGGCAATCGCTTTCTACTACGCTCGATCTTTGTTTGGTTGCAATCTCAACCCACACGTTCTGAAAGCAATCGAAAGTTTGCCATCATTGCAGCGGCAATGGTTGCGCCGTTTTGCGATGTCTTCCATTGAAGATATGTCGCATATGAATAAGGATTTCCTATGGCTCCACATGAGCTTTCTGAAATCCCCTATGGCAAAATTAAAACTGCTTAAACGAACTTTAATCCCCACCCACTTCGCGCGGATGAATACGCCATTGGTTCGAATGGTCAGCGATCGAGCGACGCAATCACGCGAACTACACCCCTATCTGCAATACTTCGTTTACTTGGTCTCTCGTTTCGCCTCACACAGTTGTGCCAGCGTTGACACCATTGGGCGCGGTCTTTACTGGCGAATGTCGAAACTTCAGCTTGTTCGACAGATCAGGATTTTTCTTGCAGCATCCTTTTTTTGA
- a CDS encoding carboxymuconolactone decarboxylase family protein — protein sequence MPHIQLPEGLPGIRGAMAFRPETAKPLNELVEILLHGPNSLSPGERELIATYVSSENDCYYCQTIHGSIAAASLNDDEALVKKVKHDFQSAAVSDKLKALLVIAGQVQKGGKHVTAEAVAHARDIGATDFEIHDTVLIAAAFCMFNRYVDGLDTTQPRDEAMYRERGKRVAREGYVTVSKEYLPAEVSS from the coding sequence ATGCCTCACATTCAACTACCCGAAGGACTACCTGGCATCCGCGGCGCAATGGCCTTCCGGCCTGAAACAGCGAAGCCTCTTAACGAGCTGGTTGAGATTCTCCTCCACGGGCCCAATTCCCTCTCGCCAGGAGAGCGCGAACTCATCGCAACCTACGTCTCATCAGAGAACGATTGCTACTACTGCCAAACAATCCACGGCTCAATTGCAGCCGCCAGCCTGAACGACGATGAAGCCCTCGTGAAGAAGGTTAAGCATGATTTTCAGAGTGCCGCTGTCTCCGACAAATTGAAGGCACTCCTCGTCATCGCTGGGCAGGTGCAAAAGGGCGGCAAGCACGTTACAGCAGAAGCTGTCGCGCACGCCCGCGATATCGGCGCAACCGATTTCGAAATCCATGACACTGTCCTGATAGCCGCTGCCTTCTGCATGTTTAACCGTTATGTCGATGGCCTTGACACGACGCAACCAAGAGACGAAGCGATGTATCGTGAACGTGGCAAGCGTGTCGCTCGTGAAGGATACGTTACTGTCAGTAAAGAATATCTACCCGCGGAAGTTTCTAGCTAA
- a CDS encoding TonB-dependent receptor yields the protein MLTLSRCTTVVTLISALAVTAMYGQAPGTGAINGRVFDAARLPIVNAQIFVVNESTHTSRIVATTAEGFFSAPLLTPGSYSVTVQQPGFEGKEAQKILVAVGEITSLAFTLSVAQHHETVQVNADVELVQAQSATLGRSVDDRAIQALPLANRNFTQILSLSPGVIVSLPDATTLGRGTQNVATNGNKTTANNIQFNGIDANNLSQNSAESDGEEVGVAVPAPDSIQEFKVQTANYDATYGRGTGANVDLVSKAGTNQFHGSAWEFIRNDIFNANTFFLKRSGQPRPVLKQNQFGVSLGGPIFKDKTFFFAAYQGLRSSNGLGNTSTVFLPQLTSDRSAATLGAEFCSSGPTNAGGTQLACDGSNINPVALKLLNFKFSNGQFAVPAPQILLPETPGQTPIGQSTFSIPATYKEDQFTGNLDQTIAAKDQVMARFFYSHAPTIQPFSSNAANLPGWGTNELDQNAMLVLGYTHVFNSNMVNLARFGYMRFDGIASIAAPISTADIGTQSPLGVSSTNVTAPYISVNGLFIVGAITPFQDQVTNTFVWQNTLSMTSGRHSLRIGVEAKHHQVMVNPPFGIAGAIETRTFNDFLLGQSAAQNGSPNGLSNVQLSNGASGIFRRDERYNDLAAFVQDDIRLSSRVSIFAGIRYEIFGAPTEENGRLAIFDPSIASPTAPPSGTFSGFAVTNNFPGAIPDGVLRLNRNGLWPNNYFNISPRIGFAVRLTDRPTILVRGGYGIYFDRLSAGLVENLVNQPPFALTQTLSDAQNGAATEQQPFNPILPPTSSYPIFMPRVPGGAQSLFQVDPNVTDPYTQEYNLNIQSSFARDYLFEVGYVGTRSLHIPGGVEFNQALLASPQHPINGETTNTVANITNRLPFDGVSTGSIIFQTRFPSNFNSLQTSLTKRISHGLQFLAGYTWSKSMDETSGTGGSEVFEEWLLSNDQNNPRQAYGPTDFDRTHRFVFSLVYQTPSFSSAPRLTRNILGNWQASAIAVAQSGSALTILDSNAGLVYGNFENRAQRPTSNPLTPGSVYDRALGHYLDANAFPSAPMAPNGVTASDTDFGNSSTGFLRGPGQRNLDLALERSFPIFERMTFHFRTEFFNITNTPNFANPNNNLSSGQAFGTITGTSNNPRIIQFAGKILF from the coding sequence ATGCTTACCCTGTCACGATGCACGACCGTCGTTACACTGATCAGCGCTCTGGCTGTAACAGCCATGTACGGACAGGCTCCTGGAACCGGCGCCATAAACGGCCGCGTCTTTGATGCAGCACGATTGCCCATCGTGAACGCGCAGATATTTGTAGTGAACGAATCAACGCACACATCGAGAATAGTTGCTACCACTGCTGAAGGCTTCTTTTCGGCGCCTCTGCTTACCCCGGGATCTTATTCGGTGACAGTGCAACAACCCGGCTTTGAAGGGAAAGAAGCACAGAAAATTCTCGTAGCAGTGGGGGAGATAACTTCACTTGCGTTCACTTTATCGGTCGCGCAACACCATGAGACTGTGCAGGTGAACGCGGATGTAGAACTTGTGCAGGCGCAGAGCGCGACCCTGGGCCGCTCCGTAGATGACCGGGCCATCCAGGCCTTGCCTCTCGCAAATCGCAACTTCACGCAGATTCTTTCGCTTTCTCCAGGAGTCATTGTCTCGCTGCCCGATGCCACAACTCTTGGACGGGGCACCCAGAACGTCGCTACCAACGGAAATAAAACGACAGCCAACAATATTCAGTTCAATGGCATTGATGCCAACAATCTTTCGCAAAACTCTGCTGAGAGCGACGGCGAAGAAGTGGGTGTCGCTGTTCCAGCCCCCGACTCCATTCAGGAGTTCAAGGTACAGACTGCAAATTACGATGCCACGTATGGCCGTGGTACCGGTGCAAACGTAGATTTGGTGAGCAAGGCTGGAACAAATCAGTTTCACGGCAGTGCATGGGAGTTCATTCGAAATGACATCTTCAACGCCAACACGTTTTTTCTAAAGCGTTCCGGCCAACCTCGCCCGGTGCTCAAGCAGAACCAATTCGGGGTCTCGCTCGGTGGCCCGATTTTCAAAGACAAGACCTTTTTCTTTGCCGCCTATCAAGGACTCCGCTCCAGCAATGGCCTTGGCAACACTTCGACTGTTTTTCTACCGCAGTTGACCTCCGATCGATCCGCCGCGACGCTTGGAGCTGAGTTCTGCTCGTCGGGGCCGACGAACGCTGGCGGAACGCAACTGGCCTGTGATGGCTCCAACATTAATCCTGTAGCGCTGAAACTGCTCAATTTCAAATTCTCGAATGGCCAGTTCGCTGTGCCGGCTCCGCAGATACTGCTTCCGGAAACTCCCGGACAGACACCTATCGGCCAAAGTACATTCTCGATCCCGGCAACCTATAAGGAGGACCAGTTCACCGGAAATCTGGATCAGACGATTGCCGCCAAGGATCAGGTGATGGCCCGATTCTTTTACTCCCACGCTCCTACGATTCAACCATTCTCTTCAAATGCTGCGAATTTACCTGGATGGGGAACAAATGAGCTAGATCAAAACGCCATGCTGGTTCTGGGATACACCCATGTCTTTAATTCGAACATGGTGAATCTCGCGCGGTTTGGCTATATGCGCTTCGATGGAATCGCGTCCATTGCCGCTCCCATCTCGACCGCCGATATTGGAACTCAGTCGCCTTTGGGTGTCTCAAGTACGAACGTTACCGCGCCCTACATCAGTGTCAATGGGTTATTCATTGTTGGCGCAATAACCCCTTTTCAAGACCAAGTCACCAACACGTTTGTCTGGCAGAATACGCTTTCGATGACGAGCGGGCGCCATTCTCTGCGCATCGGTGTCGAAGCAAAACATCATCAGGTCATGGTGAACCCGCCATTCGGCATTGCAGGTGCCATAGAGACGCGGACCTTCAATGATTTTCTGCTTGGTCAGAGTGCCGCGCAGAATGGGAGCCCGAACGGACTCAGCAATGTGCAATTGAGTAATGGCGCTTCAGGAATCTTTCGAAGGGATGAACGTTACAACGATTTAGCCGCATTTGTGCAGGATGACATTCGTCTCTCCTCACGGGTATCCATCTTTGCTGGCATACGATACGAGATCTTCGGTGCTCCTACAGAGGAAAACGGACGACTTGCGATCTTCGATCCCTCTATAGCGTCACCCACCGCGCCTCCAAGTGGAACTTTCAGCGGGTTTGCAGTTACGAACAACTTTCCGGGCGCCATACCTGATGGCGTCCTTCGTCTGAATCGCAATGGCCTATGGCCTAACAACTACTTCAATATTTCACCGCGAATAGGCTTTGCTGTTCGGCTTACAGATAGGCCAACAATCTTGGTACGCGGTGGTTATGGAATCTACTTCGATCGATTATCGGCGGGGCTAGTAGAGAACCTGGTAAATCAACCTCCATTCGCACTAACACAAACTCTCTCAGATGCACAGAATGGCGCCGCAACTGAACAGCAGCCATTCAATCCGATACTGCCTCCAACGAGCAGTTATCCAATCTTCATGCCGCGCGTCCCGGGCGGAGCTCAGTCACTCTTTCAGGTTGACCCCAACGTTACCGATCCTTACACGCAGGAATACAACCTGAACATCCAGTCCTCATTCGCTCGCGACTATCTGTTTGAAGTGGGCTATGTGGGAACTCGCTCGCTGCATATTCCTGGAGGGGTCGAATTCAATCAGGCTCTCCTTGCAAGCCCTCAACATCCAATCAATGGAGAAACTACAAATACCGTTGCTAATATCACGAACCGTTTACCCTTTGATGGCGTAAGCACTGGGTCGATTATCTTTCAAACCCGGTTTCCATCGAACTTCAACTCACTGCAGACGAGTCTCACCAAACGCATCAGTCATGGCTTACAGTTTCTCGCCGGCTACACGTGGTCGAAGAGTATGGACGAGACGAGCGGCACTGGAGGCAGCGAAGTCTTTGAAGAGTGGCTGTTATCGAACGATCAGAACAACCCTCGACAGGCCTATGGCCCCACAGATTTTGATCGCACCCATCGCTTCGTATTCAGTCTTGTCTATCAAACACCATCTTTTTCTTCAGCCCCCCGCCTGACTCGAAATATATTGGGCAACTGGCAGGCATCGGCAATTGCCGTTGCACAGTCGGGATCAGCCCTGACAATTCTGGACAGCAACGCGGGACTGGTCTATGGGAACTTTGAAAACCGCGCGCAGAGACCTACTTCCAATCCATTAACACCGGGTTCGGTCTACGATCGCGCGTTGGGGCACTATCTGGATGCCAACGCGTTCCCTTCCGCTCCCATGGCTCCCAACGGAGTAACAGCGTCGGATACAGATTTCGGCAACAGCAGTACTGGCTTCTTGCGCGGCCCCGGCCAGCGCAATCTCGATCTGGCGCTGGAACGTTCCTTCCCGATCTTTGAACGGATGACCTTTCACTTCCGCACGGAGTTCTTCAATATTACGAACACCCCTAACTTTGCGAATCCGAACAACAATCTCAGCTCAGGTCAGGCATTCGGAACAATAACTGGCACTTCAAATAATCCACGCATCATTCAGTTTGCGGGAAAAATCCTCTTCTAG
- a CDS encoding APC family permease, with amino-acid sequence MEQHRQLGLAATIAVVTGESIALGIFLTPAAMAKSLGSPLLLAAVWCGMGLITMCGALCYSELAVRFPHAGGEYVYLREGYGSRVAFLYGWMSAAVMDPGIAAALAMGATPYLFSLFGVSPQVRLWIPAVILLCLAALNYTGTQFSRRIMASANLLKIAVLLCLVAWAWLSGHATTANLMPLAERRSGSEPIFGAIAGATVSAFFSFGGWWEAGKVAGEVRNPRRNLPLAFTCGVFLVTLVYLLVSFAFLSVVPLERIVSNTAFVAQFGEALFGSIGGKVLSACVLLSVFGGLMALTMAAPRVYYAMAKDGAFFSAFGRLHPRFGTPANAVLLQTGLGLLVICFGAFDRILSFIIFSAICFLALSAASLFRLKEPVTRWWYPIAPILFLVGCTIINLLILMHDPVPALVGLAAVLCGDPIRRLFFSTPKISATTTA; translated from the coding sequence ATGGAACAGCATAGGCAGCTGGGGTTGGCAGCTACGATCGCCGTCGTTACAGGAGAATCCATCGCGCTCGGCATCTTCCTGACGCCAGCTGCCATGGCAAAGTCCTTAGGATCTCCTCTGCTGCTCGCAGCAGTATGGTGCGGTATGGGACTGATAACAATGTGCGGCGCGCTGTGTTATTCGGAGTTGGCCGTACGCTTCCCCCACGCTGGCGGCGAATACGTCTACCTTCGCGAGGGCTATGGCAGTCGCGTGGCATTTCTCTACGGTTGGATGTCCGCAGCCGTGATGGATCCGGGTATTGCTGCAGCGCTGGCCATGGGCGCTACGCCCTATCTGTTTTCACTCTTCGGCGTCTCCCCGCAGGTCAGATTATGGATTCCTGCCGTTATTCTCCTTTGTCTCGCGGCGTTGAACTATACCGGAACTCAGTTCAGCCGACGAATCATGGCGTCTGCAAACTTGCTCAAAATAGCAGTCTTGTTGTGTCTGGTCGCATGGGCTTGGCTCTCAGGCCACGCAACCACGGCTAACCTGATGCCTCTCGCAGAACGTCGTAGCGGATCAGAGCCCATCTTTGGCGCGATTGCCGGAGCGACCGTCAGCGCATTCTTCAGCTTTGGTGGATGGTGGGAAGCAGGCAAAGTGGCCGGAGAGGTACGCAACCCACGACGCAATCTTCCACTCGCCTTCACCTGCGGAGTATTCCTGGTCACCCTGGTCTATCTATTAGTGAGCTTCGCATTCCTGTCGGTCGTGCCGCTTGAACGCATTGTCTCGAACACCGCCTTCGTTGCCCAGTTCGGCGAAGCACTCTTCGGAAGTATCGGCGGAAAAGTCCTCTCCGCCTGCGTGCTGCTATCGGTTTTCGGCGGCTTGATGGCACTCACTATGGCTGCGCCGCGCGTCTACTACGCTATGGCGAAAGATGGCGCATTCTTCTCCGCCTTTGGACGACTCCATCCGCGCTTCGGCACACCGGCCAACGCCGTTCTATTGCAGACCGGTCTTGGCCTTCTCGTCATATGCTTCGGCGCGTTCGACCGCATTCTCTCCTTCATCATCTTTTCGGCGATCTGCTTTCTAGCCCTGTCTGCCGCGTCTCTCTTCCGGCTCAAGGAGCCTGTGACACGCTGGTGGTACCCCATCGCTCCCATACTCTTTCTCGTCGGCTGCACCATAATCAATCTGCTCATCCTGATGCACGATCCTGTCCCCGCGCTCGTGGGTTTGGCCGCAGTACTTTGCGGAGATCCCATTCGACGTCTCTTTTTCTCTACACCAAAGATTTCTGCTACAACTACCGCTTAG